In Syngnathus typhle isolate RoL2023-S1 ecotype Sweden linkage group LG13, RoL_Styp_1.0, whole genome shotgun sequence, the sequence TGTGACCAAAACTTCACAGAATGTCTCCTGACATTGTCTGTCCTCAGTGCACAACTTAAATTCTGCtcttttttgtacattttggcAGCATGATGAGCTCAAGGTGTGTATAGATTTTTGACAGCTCCGACTCCAAACACTAAGCTAGCGACGCTAACCGCTGTTTGATGGATTGTTTGTGTGACAGCGAGGTTTCTCTGGAGCTTCCCTTCAAACTGATGCACCCTAAACCTGACACAGGTGAGGATCATGCCACTCATCTAGAAAATATTagcaaatatttgacaaaactcaaactcttcttcccattttcttgttcttgccatCAGTCAAGGAAaggtgacttttatttttttattttttattttttttatttgtttctcaTGAAATTCAAACGCAATATTTGGACATGTGCATGTGCGAGAATTTTGTAAGTTGGCCACCTCTGGTAATGATGTAAAAATGGTTTACCATCACTCGCTAACATGCCATTCTTGTCACTCGCTCGTTTGACGCTCTTGGTAATGGACTAATGGTAATAGCTAGCTTGGCCTTTGTGttagcaataataataacacgCTTGTTTGTGAAGTGAAATGGAGGAGGAGCTTGTGTTCCAAGAGTTCAAGCGATCGTACCTTCGAGGCATGATCGGcgatgacgacgatgacgaaGACGAGGAAGGAAACGTGTCAGGCGGTGACGACAGGGCGCCCAAAGAAAAGTGAAAATGCCTGCTCAGAGTTTCGTGGTGGGCTAACTGAGCTGCCTGCAAATTAGCAACAATaaggaaatattttttgttttaattattatGCTCACGCGTTACATATATGAACATGCCATAGTAATACCTGAAGTCAGTTGAAAAGGATTGGCAGgcaccagtgacgtgcggtgaggttcatgactggggaggcatttacttttattattattattatatattttaataaacattaaaacctgttgaaacttgtctggtgttttattccttgtttttatttttttgggcatgaaaacaaaaatctgacatttggttaactgctttatatgacaatatgtatgtgttggtgtcccacaaaataaagagcaagctgtcaaatacacattcttgacacgtacaaaaaaatgcataaagttattttccctaatgaactggcctgttattaggtacactggaAAATagtagtgtacctaataaagtgtccgagtgacgtcacagatcaaacagccaatcagaaagtgggggtgagggcgggtgtggcacttttcactttcagttaagctttggccatgatttttccctaatgaactggcctgttattaggtacacctaaaaatggtggtgtacctaatggagtgtccgtgtgacgtcacagatccaacagccaatcagaaagtgggggtgagggcgggtgtggcacttttcactttcagttaagctttggccatgatttttccctaatgaactggcctcttattaggtacacctaaaaatggtggtgtacctaatggagtgtccgtgtgacgtcacagatccaacagccaatcagaaagtgggggtgagggcgggtgtggcacttttcactttcagttaagctttggccatgatttttccctaatgaactggcctcttattaggtacacctaaaaatggtggtgtacctaatggagtgtccgtgtgacgtcacagatccaacagccaatcagaaagtgggggtgagggcgggtgtggcacttttcactttcagttaagctttggccatgatttttccctaatgaactggcctgttattaggtacacctaaaaatggtggtgtacctaatggagtgtccgtgtgacgtcacagatccaacagccaatcagaaagtgggggtgagggcgggtgtggcacttttcactttcagttaagctttggccatgatttttccctaatgaactggcctgttattaggtacacctaaaaatggtggtgtacctaatggagtgtccgagtgatgtcacagatcaaacagccaatcaggaagtgggggtgagggcgggtgtggcacttaaaccaggggtgtcgacctccaggcctcatggggccgcgttccaatatgttttccaagtcaccctcgttaagtgcacctgcgtgaaaagttttagccacttttacGTTCtgcagtggctaaaacttttcacgcaggtgcacttaacgagggaatcaggcggacactccattaggtacaccgccattttcaagtgtacctaataagaggccactttattagggaaatatcatggtcaaaggtcacaggtgtcaagctctagtcctcagggccacgttccaatatgttttccaagtcaccctcgttaagtgcacctgcgtgaaaagttttagccacttttacGTTCtgcagtggctaaaacttttcacgcaggtgcacttaacgagggaatcacacggacactccattaggtacaccgccattttcaagtgtacctaataacaggccactttattagggaaatatcatggtcaaagatcACAGGTGAaaagattttgttcattttcacgttctgcaggagctaaaacatttgtttgcatatgcATACAAAGCGAGGTTTCAATTCTAAAAGGATAGTTTGGTATATGCTTACTCTTGGGATCGAACCAACGACATTCCAAGCAAGCACCCATGTCACTAACCAGTTGGCTATTTCAACCTGACTATTGCTGAGCGATTGAATTTGGTTTTCTCCTTTTCATGATTGcctcccttgcctcctctgacctCACGTCCCTGGTAGGCATATTTGATatgagaataaaaaataaataaagataaagAAGTGAACACATAACagggtgttttttgtttttttaattagacaCAAAAtttcatacacacacgcacactgttGGAATAATTGTATTGTGGAGCACTGGCCGCCTCTGGCAGAACCCCCTTCCTCCAACAAAGCTGGCTAATGAAGAGAACAAACCAAAGAAGAGAGAGTTTGGAACGTGAGCAAACCCACCTTGACGACCGTAATGCTGATGAGGACAAGTGGCAACCCCAGCACGTCATTTCAAAGGAGGAGCATGACGTACAAAAGGTGAAGACAAATAGATGAAAAGGACAAGATGAGGTCTGTGAAAGTAAACAGTGGTGCCGAAACTAAACTGAAAATGGAGACAAGTCCATCCCCTTGATTTGCTTGCATGTTGACAGTGCGGGGGACGCAGACTGTGGACTCGCAGTAAACATCGCTTGTCACTCATTGACACCACACAAACACGAAGAAGCCACCAGCACGACCGCCACGACATCCCGAGAGTCAGACATCAAAGCGTCATCTAAAAACACGCCAGCAAGTAAGGCGCGCACCTCCGTCCCCTTATTGCTCTCGCTCGCTCGAGGTCTCGTGGGAAAGCGCTTTGGATTTTAACTTTGGCACGCGGTTGACTTCGGTTTGAACGTGAATCCGAGCGTGGTTCGGTTTGAAAGCGGAGCCCAAGCGCTGCTGTTGTTTGCCGATTCTTTTGTATGACGTCGCGCGGGCACCAAGTTCACAGTTGCGCTTTCGAAAGAAAGTGGTGCTGATTTGGGCAGGAAAGCGCTTTCTGTTCTGTTGTCCATGGTCTGAGCACCTGGTGTGATGGGCCGCAGGTTTTGACGGACATGCGCCGGCAGGCCGTCTGCGCGTGCCTGATGCTGGCCGCGGCATCGGCGCTCAGCCTATCAGGTGAGTGCCCGGCCAAAGCGGCCtacggcaggcgggcgggccggCTGAAGCAGCGCCATGCTGCGCTTGTGCTGCGCTTCCTCAGTCTTCTCCAGGCCGCCCGAGGCTCACATGCTGCTGCGCTCGCGCCGCGCCAACTCTTTCCTGGAGGAGCTCAAGCCGCCGTCCATGGAGCGCGAGTGCGTGGAGGAGACATGCGAGTTCGAGGAGGCGCGCGAGATCTTTAAGGTTCGAGAAGCCACGGTGAGTTAAAGAGAAACTTGTGACTAGTTTGGGATGCTGTATATGATCCCAAGTACTTTGGTTTCATCCCCCCAAAaatcaatgacatcatttgaaaGACCTCAACCATGCATCTCATTTTGGGGTTTTCCTTCAACTTTTGCAGCTGGAGTTCTGGACGGTGTACAAAGGTGAGACACAAGGACAGCCATGAACACCAATCATTGGGACAAAGGAGGCCACGCCCACTGTGCTTGCATCTATGTGCGTGCATTCCAGACGGCAACCAGTGCGAATCCAACAGCTGTGTCCACGGGAGGTGCGTGGACATACTGCAAGATTACGTGTGCACCTGTGACCAAGGATACGAGGGAAAGTACTGCCAACACGGTCAGTCCAACGCACCCAACCCGTTCCGTGGCATGAGCAGGATGAGGAGTGCATGTGTTATCCTTTTGAAACAGTTGACCTTTGGCTTTTGGGGAGGCCTCAAAATTATTTGCCCCTGAGCCATCCAAAAATGTGAGGCGGACGCATGACTGTGTGCCAAAAGCACGTCGTTTGGGCCGCAAGCACTACTCGGGAACGGGTACAAACCAAGCCCGATAGGAAGCGTGCCGACGGTGTTGACAAAAAACGGCGGGGCGAGGGTTGGGCCGGGCCACTCAACGGCCGACGCTTATCATCCCAGCTCTATCAGCCACCAACTGCAGCGTGAACAACGGCGACTGCGACCACGAGTGCACCGAGAGGGAGGATGGCCTGAGGCGGACATGCGGTTGCGTGGACGGCTACAAGCTGCACGACGACGGCAAGACCTGCGTCGCCAAAGGTGAGGAATAGGTGTCGGCAAGCGGGCAAGAGCCGAGGACTCCGCCCACCAGCGTCTGGTCACCTGCGCGCAGGGTCGTCGTCGTGCGGGCAGCTGCTGATCGGACGTTCGTCCTACGCCCGGCCCGTTGATGGCCTCATGCCCTGGATGGTGGGCGGGGAGGTGGGCAAGAAGGGCGAGAGTCCTTGGCAGGTGAGCCAGTGCCAGCAGTGCCAGTCACCGGCATTCAATGTGGAGTTGTTGGCGGCGAGCCAAAGCAAATACAAGTCCAAAAGTCATCTTGAGGCATCGCTGTCACCGAGTTCCGCTGGTAATGAGAACACGGCTACCGCCAGGTCCTGCTGCAGAATTCCAAAGGTCGTTTCCACTGCGGCGGCGTGCTGATTGACCAGAACTGGGTCTTGACGGCCGCCCACTGTCTGGAAAACAACCTGCGCTTCCGAGTGCGACTGGGTGAGTCGACGCACCCAAAGAGGGAAACTAGGCAGGAGTCCGTCCGCACATTACTTTTGCCCGTGGCTGTCTTTCTGctccaaactgaaaaaaaaaaaaaaaaagaatgactgTGTCACTATCGGTCTATGTACACTTCATCGTGCCACCTCAAACTCAGAACCTGGGGAGCTTACTGCCGCTAGAGTTGGAAGGATTTGGCGCTTAATGCAAATCAGCCAATCAGTGGTTTTAAGTCTGGCGTGACCAGACAGCGCGGTTTGAGCGGGACTCTGTCGGTTTGGAGCCCCGTGTCCCTGCGTCGCTTTTTGCCAACCCCGTCCTAGGAATGAGTCACCCAATAGTGACACGCCGGTTGCTGTCGCCAGGCGACTACGAGCGTTTCCGCGACGAGGGCACCGAGGTGATGCTGAAAGTCAGCAATGCCGTCCCGCACCCCGACTACGACAGCACCACGGTGGACAACGACATCGCTCTCCTGCGCCTGGAGAGCCCGGCGCCCTTCTCCGACTACATCCTGCCGGCGTGCCTGCCGGGCCGCGGGCTGGCCGAGCGGGTCCTCCACCGCAACGGTACCGAGACGGTGGTGACGGGCTGGGGCAAGGAAAGCCAGGAGAGCCAGCGCTTCAGCTCGGCGCTCAACGTCATCCGGGTGCCGCTGGTCAGCCGCGAGGTGTGCGCCGCCCACATGTCGCACAACATCTCCGACAACGTGCTGTGCGCCGGCGTCCTCGGTCAGAGTATGGACGCCTGCGAGGGCGACAGCGGGGGCCCCATGGTGACGCTGCACGCTGACACCTGGTTCTTGGTGGGCCTGGTGTCCTGGGGCGAGGGCTGTGGGCGCCGGGACAGGCTGGGCATCTACACCAAGGTGTCCAACTACAACAAGTGGATTGATCGCGTGCGCCAGGACTGGGACAGAAGTTCGCAGGCGCCCCAACCCTGATGCGCGCCACCCTAATAAAGTCATTTCAACTCGTTGCCGTGTTTTCATTCGGTTGCCAGTTACGGTCCGCTCTTGCTTAACTTCCTGTTACACTCCTTGAGACGTTTCTGCACCGCGTCTTGTTGTAGTAGACAGGCACCCAAGTTTGACATCAAAGGCAAGGAGTAAAGTTACCTTCAttcttgaactttttttttattcagcttCCTGAGAAACTGCTCTTAAGTAGAAGCTGTCCGACTCCAAGTCCCCTGAGCTTGCGTGGGACGGGTGAGAGtctcgcctcctcctcctcctcaactCCTCCTCGTATCGCTGCAGTTGAGCCAAGAAGCCGGGATTGGGAGCGATCACGGGCCGGGCGGCCTTCACCTTCTGTCGACAGCAAACGACCATATTTACTGACTGGGACTCTTTCATGCATCTCGTTATGACAGACTTGAGTTTCGAAAAGAGAAGGAGCCGCGCCCCCGCGTCACCTTGAGTGCGTCCGCCAGCGCCATCCGCTGGTGCTTCATGAGGTATGCGGCGCAGATGGTGGCCGAGCGGCTTCGCCCGTTCTTGCAGTAGACCAGGCACCGGCCGCCAATTTTGGCTTCGGCGTGGATGGCGTCGGCGCAGGCGTCAAAGTGGCTGTAGAGGTCGTCGTCTGGGCGGTCACTCACCGGGACTCGTGTGACGGTAATGGTGTCAGGAAAAGGTTGTCGCCGAGTCACGTTGATGCAGAGCGTCACTGCCCCCCGCTGGAGCAGCTCGGGACTGCAGGCCGAGCGAGCGTTGCTGATAGCGAGCGAGTTGGTCACCTGGCAGAGAGACTGCATGGtcttcctccctcctcctcctgggacaagtatttttattttaaatacattgttttattttttatgtttaagCTCAGCACGTTCATTTTCAGATTCAAGTTTTATTCTTTCAAGTACGAGTTTTGTTCTTCCAAGTACAAAACTTCTGACCCCAATCTACTGCCACAGACTTGTTGCAGGCAACAAAACgaacatgaaatgaaaatgttaaaGAGTCGGTCGTGAAAGTCGACACTCACGTTGCCTCCTCCTTGTCGTCTTCTAAAAATGCATGGTCACGTGGTTGGCAGGCTCATATTTGTTGCACACCCTTCTGGCTGGCCTCTGGGTCCTAAAGTGCGTCACACACAGAACGaccccaaacaaacacaactcgCACTTAGGCAGTCGCTGATGGTGTGGGGTacacttgcctgtcttgtgtgcaaTTGGAGCCGAAAGAAGCAACCAAGACGAATGgcaatcaattttttttattgtcgattCATCCTACGTGCAAACAGCAAAAGGATGACGTTGACATTGCAGTTGTCGCTTCGCTCGTCCAAGTGAGAGAAAAGCTCCAACTGCAATTGCGCATTCTCGACACAGCGCAAAATAAAGTGGACAACACGCTGCGGCCCTCACGGCAGTGAAAGCAGAGCCTTTGCGTGTCGGCCAGCGGGTGGCGCAAGCGCGCTTGATTGAACGTTAAGCTCCATCTCCTCACACAAAACCGTGGCGCCATTCGACAACAAAAAGGCAAAGTTGTCTTAGAAAAGCAGAATCACACAGTCAGCGAGCTCCGCCCTCACCGCCTCGTCATCGGCTGTTGTCATGCAGCAAAAACAAGAATGACAAATGGCGATCAAAGCAGTTCCCTCACCTTGCTCTCCAGCAAGTGGCGTGCCTGCCGCCCATGAGCACGACTTTGCGTTTGGGCTGTGCAACTTTCTGTCATGTGAATCTTGCGGGCGCAGCTTCTCACGTCACACGCGTCTACTTAAGTCTTCCTCGACATCGCtcgtgctttttgcaaatctggtGACGATCAAAGCACGCCATTCGAATGATACGTCAACGCAGCTTAGTAAGTCGCGCGCACAAAGCCGACTCGGTGGGCGGCGCAGTCGGCGGAGCAGCGCTTTATGGCCCCGGCCGGCGGCTCGCCGCAGAAGGGCCGAAATCAAGAGTGGTCCATGGGTTCGGCCCGCTCGCTGTCGTGGCTCTCCATCTGGTCCTCGTCCTGCGTCGGCTCGCCAACAGCCGGGGGCCGCGGAAAGCGCGCCACCGAGGCCTGGATAGAGGAGACCATTTCCTGAAGTTTGCGGCGCTGCTGCTCCATGAGGACGGGGTCTGGACCGTGGCCGTCCTTCACCGTCACGAAGCCTGGCGCCACGCGCACTGGCTCGCGGCCGAGGTCAGTGCCATCGCTGTGTTGGCGCGTGATGGGCAGGTGCTCCGGCTGCGGCGGGGAGGCGCTGCGGCTGCCCAGCGAGTGGCCCTTTCCTTGGAAGGCCTGGACGGCATGTAGCCGCTCCTTCTTGCGAACAGCGCCGCCGCCGGGCCGCAGGGCGCCGCGCGACGGGCTGGCCTCTCCGCCGGCGGCGTCCGAGCGCAGCCGGGCCTGCGCCTCCTTAACGCGCTCCTCCACGTCGCCGCACACCTCAAAGTGGCCGGCGGGGTCAGCGCACAGCTCCACGCGGGCCTCCGCCGCGTTGTACACAAAGGTGCGCCCCGTCAGGTGGGGCAGCGTGCAGTGCTTCCCGTTCATCAGTCCTAAAAAACACCCACGCACGGGTCACACTGGAGCCAAACCAAGGCTTTGACTCTGGCTAGTCCACGTGACGGCCTTATCAGATATCAACAAATACGTGGATGTGATAGAGAACTACATGCCAAAGCAGCAGGAAAGGTCACAGCAACGGTGGAGAGTGAGCTGGCAAAAGCAATCTGAGAAGCGGAGCATTGTGCGACGTTGTCGTTCACGAGCGGGCGCGGGTCCCGAGGCGCTTTTACGTACCCGTGTCCTTCTTGACGATGTTGTAGAAGACGCCGCCCCGCCGGAACAAATGCGGCAGCTTCTTAGCGTACGACCACACATCCTCCTCGCCTGCAGCGACATCACACACGCTTAGCTTAGCACATGCTAACAGGAAGCGGAAGCGGCGGGCCGTTCATCGACAGCGGCCATTTGTTCCGGTTGGTGGGGAACAAACATTTGCTCCCAAAGCTCGTTTGAGGTTTGACGTTTGTTACCGTCACACGCCGCTGAATGAGTCTTACTTTGAAATAGGGGCGGCATGCTTACCCATCAAGGTGGCCAGCAGACACAGTGAGGACATCTCGAGGTCGATGGCTTCCTGGAGGTCACGCTCGCTCGACCTGGCCAAAGCCACGGCGTCGCGGCTTTCAGCTGGGGCCTCCTCCTCATCGGCGCCCTTCAGGATCTCCAGGGTGACCCGGTCGCCATGCCGCAGCGCCACCGGCTCCTGCTCGTGGCCGGTAGCCGGCGGCGGGAGCTCCCGTGGGGGGAAGCCGTGGCGGATGCAGAGGCGGGTGGGCGCCACCCCGAAGTGCTGGCCGATGCTATTGCAGAGATCAGAGTAGGAAGCGCGGGGCCCCAGGGTCAGGGTGGCGGTCCGGCCATCGCTAGCGCTCACGCGTATCTTCTTCTCCCCACCGGCTGGCGCCGCCGGGGATTTGGTGGGGGTGGCCGGTGCCGAGGAGAGCGCGGGCGTCCCCGGGGAGCGCTCTTTGGGCTCTCCCGGCTTGTCGCGCTGGCCACGCCGCTGCGAGAGGGGGGCCCGCTTGCCAATGCTCTGTTGAAGTTCACGCTCGGCCCGGCTCATGATCAGCTCCTCCTTGTGGAGCGTCTTGGCCTTGGGCCCCGTCAGGATGATCTTGCTGGGCGGGTCCAGCGTAGGCAGCGTGGCCTCCTCCGCGTCAGCCAGGCGGCGGGCATGGGCGCCGTCCACTGCCACTGGGTTGTACTCCTCTGGGTTCCTCTTGGCGGTGTGGCGCAGGATAGTATCCACCACCTTCTGCACCAGGACCTCGCTGCCGAACTCGCCCGGGAAGTGCTTGGTGACCAGCTTGATGGCCACGTCGTACACATTGCTGTTGAGCGCCGGGTCGCCCTCGTACTGGAACCAGTGCACCGTCTCCCGGAATGCCCGGCCGGCCCATTCCAGCGTGATGAGGAAGGCCTCCGGGAGGTTGTCGTACTCCTTGCCCTCCCAGAAGTGCTTGAAGCCACAACCGCACTTGCCGCCCTGCGAGGGCGTGTCGGTCCGGTCGCCGTCGGCGTAGACCACGAGGCCGTCGGCCCGCACAGGACGCACCGAGGCGCCGCGGCACCAGTTACAGGTGTCCAGCGAGCTGAGCTTGTAGTCGGGCAGCAGGACGTCCCTCTGCGGGTCGTAAGAGCACACCAGGCTGTTGAGGGGGAAGCTGTAGTTCTTGTCGGGGCGGAGCTGGCCGTGCGTGGACTTGGCTAGGCTGTGAAGCTTTCCGCCCGGCAACAGCCAGTCGGGCGGCACGCGCAGCTCCGAGAGGGCGCCGCAGAGCAGGCAGCGGTGCAGGCGGTTCTCGGCCACTGACTTTTTGGCCGCCTCGGTCACCTCCTCGGGCTGGACGCCCACCACGCCCGTGCGGCGGTACACCCACTGGTGCATGTCGGCCACCAGCGCTGGGTGGACGCAGTGCTTCTCCATGAAGACTTCCTCCATGGCGCCCACCAGCCGCATGACGTACTTGTCCTGCAGGCTGCGGTCACCGCCGACCACGCAGCCGCCGTCCGCCTCTGGCTTGATGTACTTCCAGATGAGCTGCTGCGGGACCCCCCAGGCCTTGGGGAGCAGGTGGGCGGGCAGCCGGGGCAGCGCCTCATTCTTGACGCCCACCAGCGGGATGTAGTGGTTGCGCCCGGAGCTGCTCCAGGCGATGCAGATGGGCTTGTTGAGCTCGCCGTCTTTGGCGCGGCAGAGCTCCTCGGCTACCAGGCCCGGCAGGAAGGTGGCCGAGTAGTCACCGGAGCTCCTCATGCCGCTCAGCGAGTCCAGCAGGACGATGGGCCGGTGCAGGACGTTGGCCAGGCCAAAGATATGGATGTTGCGCAGGCCCAGCGGTACGCCTTCAGGCGGGACGAAGAGCGGGTCGCACTCGTTGATGATGTCCTCCCACTCGGCGGCGTCGATAAAGTCCTGGAAGAGGGCCTTGTAGCGGTCCAGATTCTGCTCAAAGTTCTGCTTCAGGTTCTCCCGCAGGGCGTGCCAGAAGAGTTCGCGGCCCACCAGCGCCCGCGACACGGCATGGACCAGGCAGTGGCCGTCCCCGTCCACGTGGACAGGGATGAGACACTCCCGGTTGCCGTTGGCCTGCTTGATCTCCTCCAGCGTGTCGTGGAGGTAGAGCAGGCTTCCTGAGCGGTCCTTGCCATAACCCGCCGTGGACACGTGCTCCGGCTCGATGAGGAAGGCCCGGTTGCCCAGCAGTGAGCAATCAAAGGTCTCGCCCTGGTTCATGTCCCTCAGCGGCTTGGCTTTGCCGCTCTGTTTGTCCATGCCGtagcgagtgagcagcggcgAGAGCAGCTTGCAGTGGTAGTTGGACAGCCCCATCACCTTGACCAGCTCGTTGCCTTTCTTGGGGGGGCCCGCCACGCCCAGAAGGGCGTTCCTGAGCAGGTTGTGGAGCACTGCATCTGGATCGCTCACCTCCTGAACGTTGAGCAGGTTCTTCTGCTCGTGCCGTTGGCCGCACTCGGTGCATTCGATGCTAGCGGAGCCCTGAACGGGGAAGAACAGGCTCGCCTGGCACTTGGGGTCCGGGCAGGTGGCCGACAGGATACGCTTGTCCTTCTTCTTGGAGCCGCGCGGCAGAGACATGTCGTTGGGACGAGTCAAATCCGAGCTTCACAAAAACTCGCTCATGGCGGCGCGGAGCCGTCCAAAGTGCTGCTGGCCGAGAAGAACAACACGGAAGCGGGCGGGTCTCTCTAGCCAGCCGCTCGCCTTGCGAAACTAGTGACGTCACGCTGAGGCATGGTGGGAGTTGGAGTTGTACTCTTAAGACGACGTCGTCAACATGCAGACGAGCTGTCGCGGCGTACTCGTGTTGTGCACGCTCAGAAAGAGAGGAAAGCTAAGAGTAGTGTCGagcagacaaacaaaaacgagtaGCCGAGGTTGACTTTGACACGAACGACGTGATCGCGAGTCCGCCTACACTGACCACAATGCAACACGGTGTGGCGGCGTTGTGTTCAATCAGGAAGTGAAATTTGTTGGCACACAATCCATCAATGTTCGACTGTAATGTCCTTGGCGGTCCAATGTCGCCGTCATTTATCCGTCGTGGCCCACAAAAGTGCGCATTCAGCCCATTTAGTCGTCCAACACTGCTCCTGGCAGCTTTGCCTAGCGCGAGCTAATAAGCTAACACTGCTAGCTCGAGGAGCCTAAACTAGCTCGAGCGAGACGTTTTGGTTTTGTTCTATATTGGTGCTCGCGGGACAAGAAGTGGTCGTCAACCGTCCTCGTTTTAGGGAACCGCAACGAGCGCGCACACGCAGCCACTGCCGTGACGTCATATTACGTCGTCACGCGTCTTTGTTAcgtgtcaaaataaaaataaattgttttaatTATCCATCAAAATTCCTCTGTGTATCTATGTCGGGAATATTAGTAGTATGTTAATTAAAGCTATTTAACCGAAATACAGTCGCGTGAACATGCGTAACGTTTTGGTCCACAAGATGACGCTGTGTTGTCAACGTCAGAACCTTATTTCCATGGCAACCGACAACCGTATCACGTACATGGGCCTCTTGTAAAAGTCAATGCTCCTAACCTTGACTTCGATTAACCTTCCGTGGAATACGTCATGGGGTCAAGGAAAAATCAGTTTGGCAATTTTGGGAGCTCCTCTGTGATGAATGACTTGTACAAAGCACGAGCTGTTGAAAGttgttggcttttgtttttgcacattttgtttcttttaaattattattgacaCGTTGCAGACAAGGAAAGACCAGAAAGGGCGCAGAAGAGGGACACGGACGTTAGCGGAAACCTGATAATTTAACAA encodes:
- the proca gene encoding vitamin K-dependent protein C; translation: MRRQAVCACLMLAAASALSLSVFSRPPEAHMLLRSRRANSFLEELKPPSMERECVEETCEFEEAREIFKVREATLEFWTVYKDGNQCESNSCVHGRCVDILQDYVCTCDQGYEGKYCQHALSATNCSVNNGDCDHECTEREDGLRRTCGCVDGYKLHDDGKTCVAKGSSSCGQLLIGRSSYARPVDGLMPWMVGGEVGKKGESPWQVLLQNSKGRFHCGGVLIDQNWVLTAAHCLENNLRFRVRLGDYERFRDEGTEVMLKVSNAVPHPDYDSTTVDNDIALLRLESPAPFSDYILPACLPGRGLAERVLHRNGTETVVTGWGKESQESQRFSSALNVIRVPLVSREVCAAHMSHNISDNVLCAGVLGQSMDACEGDSGGPMVTLHADTWFLVGLVSWGEGCGRRDRLGIYTKVSNYNKWIDRVRQDWDRSSQAPQP
- the dusp28 gene encoding dual specificity phosphatase 28 codes for the protein MQSLCQVTNSLAISNARSACSPELLQRGAVTLCINVTRRQPFPDTITVTRVPVSDRPDDDLYSHFDACADAIHAEAKIGGRCLVYCKNGRSRSATICAAYLMKHQRMALADALKKVKAARPVIAPNPGFLAQLQRYEEELRRRRRRDSHPSHASSGDLESDSFYLRAVSQEAE